The Pseudomonas sp. R4-35-07 genome contains a region encoding:
- the mnmC gene encoding bifunctional tRNA (5-methylaminomethyl-2-thiouridine)(34)-methyltransferase MnmD/FAD-dependent 5-carboxymethylaminomethyl-2-thiouridine(34) oxidoreductase MnmC codes for MTPIAHAQLDWDDHGRPHSRMFDDVYFSTQSGLEETRYVFLEQNRLQERFAALPAGGRLVIGETGFGTGLNFLCAWQLFDQHAVAGARLHFVSVEKYPLSHADLQRALGLWPELAPYAEQLLAQYIAIHPGFQQLVLDHGRVTLTLLIGDALEQLPQLDAQVDAWFLDGFAPAKNPDMWTAELFAELARLAAPDSTISTFTSTGWVRRLINAAGFKMKRTPGIGHKWEILRGEFLGWPEHTPRPVTGAPWFARPAPAPSERRALVIGGGLAGCCTAASLAARGWQVCLLERHAALAQEASGNPQGVLYLKLSAHGTALSQLIVSGFGYTRRLLEHLQRGVDWDACGVLQLAFNPKEAERQAQLAEAFAPDLLHRVDAAQAQAHAGIPLEMGGLFFPEGGWVNPPALCAWQARHPSVEVRVHQEALTLQRVDGQWQARNGDTLIASAPVVVLAGAAEIKRFPFSAALPLKRIRGQITSLAQTVESRALSTVVCGQGYVAPARLGEHTLGASFDFKSEDLTPTLAEHADNLTLLREISPALLHALHADTQPLETLEGRAAFRCTSPDYLPIVGPLADASAFAEAYGVLAKDARQVPDTPCPWLDGVYINSGHGSRGLITAPLSAQLLAAWLDNEPLPLPVSVAQACHPNRFALRELIRGKARPAP; via the coding sequence ATGACCCCCATCGCCCACGCCCAGCTCGACTGGGACGACCACGGCCGCCCGCATTCGCGGATGTTCGACGACGTGTATTTCTCCACCCAGTCGGGCCTTGAAGAAACCCGCTATGTGTTCCTGGAGCAGAACCGTTTGCAGGAGCGCTTCGCCGCCTTGCCGGCGGGCGGGCGGCTGGTCATCGGCGAGACCGGCTTCGGCACGGGCTTGAATTTTTTGTGCGCCTGGCAGCTGTTCGACCAACACGCGGTGGCCGGGGCACGCCTGCATTTTGTCAGCGTGGAGAAATACCCGCTGAGCCATGCCGACCTGCAACGCGCCCTGGGCCTGTGGCCGGAGCTGGCACCTTATGCCGAGCAATTACTGGCGCAGTACATCGCCATCCATCCAGGCTTCCAGCAGTTGGTGCTGGACCACGGCCGCGTGACCCTGACGCTATTGATCGGCGATGCCCTGGAGCAATTGCCGCAACTGGATGCACAGGTCGATGCCTGGTTTCTCGACGGCTTCGCCCCGGCGAAAAATCCTGACATGTGGACCGCCGAGCTGTTCGCCGAACTGGCGCGCCTGGCGGCACCGGACTCGACCATCAGCACCTTCACCAGCACCGGCTGGGTACGGCGGCTGATCAACGCCGCCGGGTTCAAGATGAAACGCACGCCGGGCATCGGCCATAAGTGGGAGATCCTGCGCGGGGAATTTCTCGGTTGGCCTGAACACACACCCCGGCCCGTCACTGGCGCGCCGTGGTTCGCACGGCCGGCGCCCGCGCCGAGCGAACGCCGGGCTCTGGTGATCGGCGGTGGGCTGGCTGGTTGCTGCACGGCGGCCAGCCTGGCGGCGCGGGGCTGGCAGGTGTGCCTGCTGGAACGTCACGCGGCCTTGGCCCAGGAAGCCTCGGGCAATCCGCAGGGCGTGCTGTACCTGAAACTGTCGGCCCATGGCACGGCGCTGTCACAGTTGATTGTCAGCGGCTTCGGCTACACCCGTCGGCTGCTGGAGCATTTGCAGCGCGGGGTGGACTGGGACGCCTGCGGTGTACTGCAACTGGCGTTCAATCCCAAGGAGGCCGAACGCCAGGCCCAACTGGCCGAGGCCTTCGCGCCGGACCTGCTGCACCGCGTGGATGCGGCCCAGGCCCAAGCCCACGCGGGTATACCGCTGGAGATGGGCGGGCTGTTTTTCCCCGAAGGCGGCTGGGTCAATCCGCCCGCCCTGTGCGCGTGGCAGGCGCGGCATCCCAGCGTGGAGGTGCGCGTGCATCAGGAGGCGCTCACGTTGCAGCGCGTCGACGGCCAATGGCAGGCCCGCAACGGTGACACGCTGATCGCCAGCGCGCCCGTGGTGGTGCTTGCCGGCGCCGCCGAGATCAAGCGCTTTCCCTTCAGCGCCGCGCTGCCGCTCAAGCGCATTCGCGGGCAAATCACGAGCCTTGCGCAAACTGTCGAGAGCCGAGCGTTGAGCACGGTGGTGTGCGGGCAAGGTTATGTTGCGCCGGCCCGTTTGGGCGAACACACCCTGGGCGCCAGTTTCGATTTCAAGAGCGAGGACCTCACGCCTACCCTCGCCGAACACGCCGATAACCTGACGCTGCTGCGGGAAATTTCCCCGGCCCTGTTGCACGCCTTGCACGCCGACACTCAGCCGCTTGAAACCCTGGAAGGCCGAGCGGCCTTCCGCTGCACCAGCCCCGACTATCTGCCCATTGTCGGCCCGCTGGCCGATGCGAGCGCGTTTGCCGAGGCGTATGGCGTATTGGCCAAGGACGCCCGCCAGGTACCCGATACGCCGTGCCCGTGGCTGGACGGTGTGTACATCAACAGCGGCCATGGTTCTCGAGGCCTGATCACCGCGCCTTTATCGGCGCAACTGCTGGCGGCGTGGCTGGATAACGAACCGCTGCCGTTGCCCGTCAGCGTTGCCCAGGCCTGCCATCCCAACCGGTTTGCCCTGCGCGAATTGATTCGCGGCAAAGCGCGACCAGCGCCCTGA
- a CDS encoding N-acetylglutaminylglutamine amidotransferase, whose translation MCGLAGELRFDHQPADLAAVERITHHLAPRGPDAWGFHAQGPIALGHRRLKIMDLSDGSAQPMVDAQLGLSLAFNGAIYNFPELRQELEALGYAFYSGGDTEVLLKGYHAWGEALLPKLNGMFAFAIWERDAQRLFIARDRLGVKPLYLSRTGQRLRFASALPALLKGGDINPILDPVALNHYLNFHAVVPAPRTLLAGIEKLPPASWMRIDANGKTEQQTWWTLPYGPRDDEKNLSLEDWTDRVLDSTREAVAIRQRAAVDVGVLLSGGVDSSMLVGLLREVGVEDLSTFSIGFEDAGGERGDEFQYSDLIAKHYGTRHHQLRIAESEIIEQLPAAFRAMSEPMVSHDCIAFYLLSREVAKHCKVVQSGQGADELFAGYHWYPQVDGASDPYAAYREAFFDRSYDDYAATVAPKWLTANDAAGDFVREHFAMPGADAAVDKALRLDSTVMLVDDPVKRVDNMTMAWGLEARTPFLDYRLVELSARVPGKFKLPDGGKQVLKEAARRVIPSEVIDRKKGYFPVPGLKHLQGDTLNWVRELLLDPSQDRGLFNPAMLDRLLTDPQGQLTPLRGSKLWQLAALNLWLSEQGI comes from the coding sequence ATGTGTGGATTAGCTGGCGAGTTACGCTTTGATCATCAACCTGCCGACCTGGCAGCCGTGGAACGCATCACGCATCACCTCGCCCCTCGTGGCCCCGACGCCTGGGGTTTCCATGCCCAAGGGCCGATTGCCCTGGGCCATCGCCGCCTGAAAATCATGGATCTGTCGGACGGCTCCGCCCAACCGATGGTCGACGCCCAACTGGGCTTGTCACTGGCATTCAATGGCGCGATTTACAATTTCCCGGAACTGCGCCAAGAGCTGGAAGCCTTGGGCTATGCCTTCTATTCCGGCGGCGACACCGAAGTGCTGCTCAAGGGCTATCACGCCTGGGGCGAAGCGCTGTTGCCCAAGCTCAATGGCATGTTTGCCTTTGCCATCTGGGAGCGCGATGCCCAGCGGCTGTTCATCGCCCGCGACCGCCTCGGCGTAAAGCCCCTGTACCTATCGCGCACCGGCCAGCGCCTGCGCTTTGCCTCGGCGTTGCCGGCGTTGCTCAAGGGTGGCGATATCAACCCGATTCTCGACCCGGTCGCACTCAACCATTACCTCAATTTTCACGCCGTGGTGCCCGCGCCGCGCACGCTGCTGGCGGGCATTGAAAAGCTGCCGCCAGCGAGCTGGATGCGCATCGATGCGAACGGCAAGACCGAACAGCAAACCTGGTGGACCCTGCCCTATGGTCCCCGTGATGACGAAAAAAACCTGAGCCTGGAAGACTGGACCGACCGCGTGCTCGACAGCACCCGCGAAGCCGTGGCCATCCGTCAACGCGCGGCGGTCGACGTCGGCGTGCTGCTTTCCGGTGGCGTCGACTCGAGCATGCTGGTCGGCCTGCTGCGCGAAGTGGGCGTCGAAGACTTGTCGACCTTCTCCATCGGTTTTGAAGACGCCGGCGGCGAGCGCGGCGACGAGTTCCAGTACTCGGATTTGATCGCCAAGCACTACGGTACCCGCCACCACCAACTGCGCATCGCCGAAAGCGAGATTATCGAGCAGCTGCCAGCGGCCTTTCGCGCCATGAGCGAGCCGATGGTCAGCCATGACTGCATCGCCTTCTACCTGCTGTCGCGGGAAGTGGCCAAGCATTGCAAGGTGGTGCAGAGCGGCCAGGGCGCCGACGAACTGTTCGCCGGTTACCACTGGTACCCACAGGTGGATGGCGCCAGCGACCCGTATGCGGCGTATCGCGAGGCATTTTTCGACCGCAGCTACGACGACTATGCCGCCACCGTCGCGCCGAAATGGCTGACCGCCAACGACGCCGCCGGGGACTTCGTGCGCGAACATTTCGCGATGCCGGGCGCGGACGCTGCGGTGGACAAGGCCCTGCGCCTGGACAGCACGGTGATGCTGGTGGACGACCCGGTCAAACGCGTCGACAACATGACCATGGCCTGGGGCCTGGAAGCGCGTACGCCGTTTCTCGACTACCGCCTGGTGGAACTCTCGGCTCGCGTGCCGGGCAAGTTCAAGTTGCCCGACGGCGGCAAGCAGGTGCTTAAGGAAGCCGCGCGCCGCGTGATCCCCAGCGAAGTCATCGACCGCAAGAAAGGCTACTTCCCGGTGCCAGGCCTCAAGCATTTACAGGGCGATACCCTCAACTGGGTACGCGAACTGCTACTGGACCCCAGCCAGGACCGTGGCCTGTTCAACCCCGCCATGCTCGACCGCTTGCTGACGGACCCACAGGGCCAGTTGACCCCGTTGCGTGGCTCCAAGCTGTGGCAACTGGCGGCGTTGAACCTGTGGCTCAGCGAACAAGGAATCTGA
- the ngg gene encoding N-acetylglutaminylglutamine synthetase, whose product MKPNAAAYSQRLLKGQAPTYERLQARLAEDGSAQGPDPIAVHCGWGRLLIGHTFPDPASLAQELLNEQPGERDIALYVAAPQQILGIDPQQLFLDPSDTLRLWFSDYRPATRVFRGFRIRRVQSEADWQAVNLLYQGRGMLPIDPERLTPRHQGGPVYWLAEDEDSGAVIGSVMGLNHQKAFHDPENGCSLWCLAVDPQCTRPGVGEVLVRHLVEHFMSRGLSYLDLSVLHDNRQAKSLYAKLGFRALTTFAIKHKNGINQPLFLGPGPQAGFNPYARIIVEEAHRRGIDVHVDDADAGLFTLSHGGRRVRCRESLSDLTSAISMTLCQDKSLTHKVLKAAGLQLPSQQLAGSADDNLEFLDEHQRIVVKPLDGEQGQGVAVDLRTIEEVQAAIEAARQFDSRVLLESFHEGLDLRILVIGFEVVAAAIRRPAEVIGDGQHSIRALIEAQSRRRQAATDGESKIPLDAETERTLKAAGYDYHSVLPRGVQLAVRRTANLHTGGCLEDVTAILHPTLVDAAVRAARALDIPMVGLDLLVPAADQPEYVFIEANERAGLANHEPQPTAEKFVDLLFPHSQPAT is encoded by the coding sequence ATGAAACCTAACGCTGCGGCATATAGCCAACGCTTACTCAAGGGCCAGGCGCCGACCTACGAGCGCCTGCAGGCCCGGCTTGCCGAAGACGGCAGCGCCCAAGGCCCCGACCCGATTGCCGTGCATTGCGGCTGGGGCCGCTTGCTGATCGGGCATACCTTTCCCGACCCCGCCAGCCTTGCCCAGGAGCTGCTCAACGAGCAGCCCGGCGAGCGTGACATCGCGCTGTATGTAGCCGCACCCCAGCAGATCCTGGGGATCGATCCGCAGCAGCTGTTCCTCGACCCTTCCGACACCCTGCGCCTGTGGTTCAGCGATTACCGCCCGGCCACACGGGTGTTTCGCGGTTTTCGTATCCGTCGGGTACAAAGCGAGGCCGACTGGCAGGCGGTGAACCTGCTGTATCAGGGACGCGGCATGCTGCCCATCGACCCCGAACGCCTGACCCCGCGCCATCAAGGTGGCCCGGTGTACTGGCTGGCGGAAGATGAAGACAGCGGCGCGGTGATCGGCAGCGTGATGGGCCTGAACCACCAGAAAGCCTTTCACGATCCGGAAAACGGTTGCAGCCTGTGGTGCCTGGCGGTAGACCCGCAATGCACACGCCCCGGTGTGGGTGAAGTGCTGGTGCGCCACCTGGTGGAACACTTTATGAGCCGTGGCTTGAGCTACCTGGACCTGTCGGTGCTGCATGATAACCGCCAGGCCAAGAGCCTCTACGCCAAGCTCGGTTTCCGCGCGCTGACCACCTTTGCGATCAAGCACAAAAACGGCATCAACCAGCCGCTGTTTCTCGGCCCTGGGCCACAGGCGGGGTTCAATCCCTATGCGCGGATCATTGTCGAAGAAGCCCATCGGCGCGGTATCGATGTGCACGTGGACGATGCCGATGCCGGGCTGTTCACCCTCAGCCATGGCGGGCGCCGCGTGCGTTGCCGGGAGTCGTTGAGCGACCTGACCAGCGCCATCAGCATGACCTTGTGCCAGGACAAGAGCCTGACTCACAAAGTGCTCAAGGCCGCCGGTTTGCAGTTGCCTTCGCAACAGTTGGCAGGCAGCGCCGATGACAACCTGGAATTTCTCGACGAGCACCAACGCATCGTGGTCAAGCCGCTGGATGGCGAGCAGGGCCAGGGCGTGGCGGTGGACCTGCGGACTATCGAGGAAGTACAAGCGGCGATTGAAGCGGCGCGCCAGTTCGACAGCCGAGTGCTGCTCGAAAGCTTCCACGAAGGCCTGGACCTGCGCATCCTGGTGATCGGCTTTGAAGTGGTCGCCGCCGCGATTCGTCGCCCGGCCGAAGTGATAGGCGATGGTCAGCATTCGATCCGCGCCTTGATCGAAGCCCAGAGCCGGCGGCGCCAGGCCGCCACCGATGGCGAAAGCAAGATCCCGCTGGACGCGGAAACCGAGCGCACCCTGAAAGCCGCCGGGTATGACTACCACAGCGTCCTGCCGCGCGGCGTGCAACTGGCCGTGCGTCGCACCGCCAACCTGCATACCGGCGGCTGCCTGGAAGATGTCACGGCGATCCTGCACCCGACCCTGGTGGACGCCGCCGTGCGCGCCGCCCGTGCGCTGGATATTCCCATGGTCGGCCTCGACCTGCTGGTGCCCGCCGCCGACCAACCCGAGTACGTGTTTATCGAAGCCAACGAGCGGGCCGGCCTGGCCAATCATGAACCGCAACCTACCGCCGAGAAGTTTGTGGATTTGTTGTTTCCGCACAGTCAGCCGGCCACCTGA
- a CDS encoding osmoprotectant NAGGN system M42 family peptidase, whose translation MTRTIPEPDLAYLQKVLLEMLAIPSPTGFTDTIVRYVAERLEELGIPFEMTRRGTIRATLKGQKNSPDRAVSAHLDTIGAAVRAIKDNGRLTLAPVGCWSSRFAEGSRVSLFTDNGVIRGSVLPLMASGHAFNTAVDEMPVSWDHVELRLDAYCATRADCDSLGIGIGDYVAFDPLPEFTESGHISARHLDDKAGVAALLAALKAIIDSGEPLLIDCHPLFTITEETGSGAAAALPWDVSEFVGIDIAPVAPGQHSSEHAVSVAMQDSGGPYDYHLSRHLLRLAADNDLPVRRDLFRYYFSDAHSAVTAGHDIRTALLAFGCDATHGYERTHIDSLAALSRLLGAYILSPPVFASDAQPAQGSLDRFSHQIEHETHMESDTRVPSVDSLVGQKSDADNS comes from the coding sequence ATGACCCGAACCATTCCCGAACCGGATCTCGCCTACCTGCAGAAAGTCCTGCTGGAAATGCTCGCCATTCCCAGCCCCACCGGGTTTACCGACACCATCGTGCGCTACGTCGCCGAACGCCTGGAAGAACTCGGCATCCCGTTTGAAATGACCCGGCGCGGCACGATTCGCGCCACCCTCAAGGGCCAGAAGAACAGCCCTGACCGCGCCGTCTCCGCGCACCTGGACACCATCGGCGCCGCCGTACGCGCGATCAAGGACAACGGCCGCTTGACACTGGCGCCGGTCGGCTGCTGGTCGAGCCGTTTTGCCGAAGGCAGCCGCGTCAGCCTGTTCACCGACAACGGGGTGATTCGCGGCAGCGTGTTGCCATTGATGGCCTCCGGGCACGCGTTCAACACCGCCGTGGATGAAATGCCGGTGAGCTGGGACCACGTCGAATTACGCCTGGACGCCTACTGCGCGACCCGCGCCGACTGCGACTCCCTGGGGATCGGCATCGGTGACTACGTGGCGTTCGACCCACTGCCGGAATTCACCGAAAGCGGTCACATCAGCGCGCGTCACCTGGACGACAAAGCCGGCGTCGCCGCCCTGCTCGCCGCGCTCAAGGCAATCATCGACAGCGGCGAACCCTTGCTCATCGATTGCCACCCGCTGTTCACCATCACCGAGGAAACCGGCAGCGGCGCGGCCGCCGCCCTGCCCTGGGATGTCAGTGAGTTCGTCGGTATCGATATCGCCCCGGTCGCCCCCGGCCAGCACTCCAGCGAACACGCGGTGAGCGTGGCGATGCAGGATTCCGGTGGGCCTTATGACTATCACCTGTCACGGCATTTGCTGCGCCTGGCGGCGGATAACGACCTGCCGGTGCGCCGTGACCTGTTCCGCTATTACTTCAGCGATGCGCATTCGGCGGTGACCGCCGGGCATGACATCCGCACGGCCCTGCTGGCGTTCGGTTGCGATGCCACCCACGGTTACGAGCGCACCCATATCGACAGCCTGGCGGCCCTCAGTCGTCTGCTCGGTGCCTACATCCTCAGCCCACCGGTCTTTGCCAGCGATGCGCAACCGGCCCAAGGCTCCCTGGACCGCTTCAGCCATCAGATCGAGCATGAGACGCACATGGAGAGCGATACCCGCGTGCCGTCGGTGGACAGCCTGGTCGGCCAGAAGTCCGACGCCGACAACAGCTGA
- a CDS encoding YheU family protein, protein MLIPYDALEVDTLTRLIEDFVTRDGTDNGDDTPLQTRVLRVRQALTKGQALIVFDPDSEQCQLMLKHDVPKHLFD, encoded by the coding sequence ATGCTGATTCCCTACGACGCGCTTGAAGTCGACACCCTGACCCGCCTCATCGAAGATTTCGTTACCCGCGATGGCACCGACAATGGCGACGACACGCCGCTGCAAACCCGCGTATTGCGCGTACGCCAGGCCTTGACCAAGGGCCAGGCGTTGATCGTGTTCGATCCGGACAGCGAACAATGCCAGTTGATGCTCAAGCACGACGTGCCCAAGCACCTGTTTGACTGA
- the csrA gene encoding carbon storage regulator CsrA, whose product MLVLSRVVGETIAIGDDIVLHILEINGRQVKFGIEAPVGISVHRAEVYRKILERQAGAAHPAPNP is encoded by the coding sequence ATGCTGGTCTTAAGCCGTGTTGTAGGCGAAACCATCGCCATCGGCGATGACATCGTCTTGCACATTCTCGAAATCAACGGACGCCAGGTGAAATTCGGCATCGAAGCGCCCGTAGGGATCAGCGTGCATCGCGCCGAGGTCTACCGCAAAATCCTCGAACGCCAGGCCGGCGCCGCTCATCCGGCGCCTAACCCTTAG
- a CDS encoding SDR family oxidoreductase, which yields MQNRMMITGAGSGLGREIALRWAREGWQLALSDVSEPGLLETLRLVREAGGDGFTQRCDVRDYSQLTAFAQACEVKLGGIDVIVNNAGVASGGFFAELSLEDWDWQIAINLMGVVKGCKAFLPLLEKSKGRIINIASMAALMQGPAMSNYNVAKAGVVALSESLLVELKQQEIGVHVVCPSFFQTNLLDSFRGPTPAMKAQVGKLLESSPISATQIADYIYQRVAAGEFMILPHEQGRMAWTLKQKNPQLLYDEMTLMADKMRAKAQATKA from the coding sequence ATGCAAAACCGCATGATGATCACTGGCGCCGGGTCCGGCCTGGGTCGTGAAATCGCTCTGCGCTGGGCCCGCGAGGGTTGGCAGCTGGCCTTGTCGGATGTCAGCGAGCCCGGCCTGCTGGAAACCCTCAGGCTGGTGCGCGAAGCCGGTGGCGACGGTTTCACCCAGCGCTGCGATGTGCGTGACTACAGCCAGCTCACCGCGTTCGCCCAGGCCTGCGAGGTGAAGCTTGGCGGCATCGATGTCATCGTCAATAACGCCGGGGTGGCCTCCGGTGGTTTTTTTGCCGAGCTGTCTCTCGAGGATTGGGACTGGCAGATTGCAATCAACCTGATGGGCGTGGTCAAGGGCTGCAAGGCGTTCCTGCCGCTGCTGGAAAAGAGCAAGGGGCGCATCATCAACATCGCCTCGATGGCCGCGCTGATGCAGGGGCCGGCCATGAGCAACTACAACGTGGCCAAGGCCGGTGTAGTGGCGCTGTCGGAAAGTCTGCTGGTGGAACTCAAGCAGCAGGAAATCGGCGTGCATGTGGTATGCCCGTCGTTTTTCCAGACCAATCTGCTCGATTCATTCCGTGGGCCGACCCCGGCAATGAAGGCGCAGGTGGGCAAGTTGCTCGAGAGTTCACCGATCTCGGCGACGCAGATCGCCGACTACATTTATCAGCGCGTGGCTGCCGGTGAGTTCATGATTCTGCCCCACGAGCAGGGACGGATGGCGTGGACGCTCAAACAGAAAAACCCGCAATTGCTGTATGACGAGATGACGCTGATGGCCGACAAAATGCGCGCCAAGGCGCAGGCTACCAAAGCCTGA
- a CDS encoding DUF3309 family protein, with amino-acid sequence MSLILIIILILLLVGGLPVFPHSRNWGYGPSGILGVVLVVLLVLLLLGKI; translated from the coding sequence ATGAGCCTGATCCTGATCATTATCCTGATTCTACTGTTGGTCGGCGGCCTGCCAGTGTTCCCGCACTCGCGTAACTGGGGTTATGGCCCGTCGGGTATCTTGGGCGTAGTGCTGGTCGTTCTGCTGGTGCTGTTGTTACTCGGCAAGATATAA
- a CDS encoding LTA synthase family protein produces the protein MANPDALNQPRASNRLLQPTVKSHLAYTLLCALVMMVMFSLLRLALLVYNREMILDTPASTFLEAFANGLRLDIRLVMYLLIPLLLALFSVRAMAARGFFRLWLTVASSIALFLGLMEMDFYREFHQRLNGLVFQYVKEDPKTVMSMLWYGFPVVRYLLAWAVGTLILSMAFKGADRATRPRGPFSGGSIGTRPVAPWYSRIAVFVVCLLVAVVAIRGTLRQGPPLRWGDVYTTDSNFANQLGLNGTLSLIAAAKSRFSEDRSNIWKATLEQPLATQTVRDMLVLPSEKLVDTDTAAVRRDSTPPAEKTLPIKNVVVILMESFAGHSVGALGRPGNITPYFDKLSKEGLLFDRFFSNGTHTHQGMFATMACFPNLPGFEYLMQTPEGSHKLSGLPQLLSARDFNDVYVYNGDFAWDNQSGFFSNQGMTNFIGRNDFVNPVFSDPTWGVSDQDMFNRGLEELKAREGGKPFYALLQTLSNHTPYALPTPLPVEKVTDRGSLNEHLTAMRYSDWALGQFFEKARKEPYFKETLFVVVGDHGFGNEQQITEMDLGRFNVPMLMIAPGMQEKFGERDHTVGTQIDIVPTIMGRLGGDTLHQCWGRDLLNLPEGDKGFGVIKPSGSDQTVALLTADRVLVLPKEMPPKLWQYELGANPTGKVIAESPDEAALKQKLESFLQTATKSLLDNTAGVIDGKPD, from the coding sequence ATGGCAAACCCGGACGCCCTGAATCAGCCGCGCGCTTCAAATCGCCTGCTGCAACCGACCGTCAAATCCCATCTGGCGTACACGCTGCTTTGCGCACTGGTCATGATGGTGATGTTCTCCCTGCTGCGCCTGGCGTTGCTGGTCTACAACCGCGAGATGATCCTCGACACACCGGCCTCGACCTTCCTGGAAGCGTTCGCCAATGGCCTGCGCCTGGATATCCGCCTGGTGATGTACCTGCTGATCCCGCTGCTGCTGGCGTTGTTCAGCGTACGGGCCATGGCGGCGCGTGGGTTCTTCCGCTTGTGGTTGACCGTCGCGTCCAGCATTGCGCTGTTCCTCGGCCTGATGGAGATGGACTTCTACCGTGAGTTCCACCAGCGCCTCAACGGCCTGGTCTTCCAGTATGTGAAGGAAGACCCGAAAACCGTGATGAGCATGCTCTGGTACGGATTCCCGGTGGTGCGTTACCTGTTGGCCTGGGCCGTGGGCACGCTGATCCTGAGCATGGCCTTCAAGGGCGCCGACCGCGCAACGCGCCCGCGTGGCCCGTTCAGTGGCGGCAGCATCGGCACGCGCCCGGTGGCGCCGTGGTACAGCCGCATCGCCGTGTTCGTGGTGTGCCTGCTGGTCGCGGTGGTCGCCATCCGCGGCACCCTGCGCCAGGGTCCGCCGCTGCGTTGGGGGGATGTCTACACCACTGATTCGAACTTCGCCAACCAGCTTGGCCTCAATGGCACGCTGTCGCTGATCGCTGCGGCCAAGTCGCGCTTCTCCGAAGATCGCTCCAACATCTGGAAGGCCACCCTGGAGCAACCGCTGGCCACCCAGACCGTGCGGGACATGCTGGTACTGCCGAGCGAAAAACTGGTGGATACCGACACCGCTGCCGTGCGCCGTGATTCCACGCCACCGGCCGAGAAGACCCTGCCGATCAAGAACGTGGTAGTGATCCTGATGGAAAGCTTCGCCGGTCACTCGGTGGGCGCCCTGGGTCGTCCAGGTAACATCACGCCGTACTTCGACAAGTTGTCCAAGGAAGGCCTGCTGTTCGATCGCTTCTTCTCCAACGGTACCCACACCCACCAGGGTATGTTCGCCACCATGGCCTGCTTCCCGAACCTGCCGGGCTTCGAATACCTGATGCAGACCCCCGAAGGCAGCCACAAGCTGTCGGGCCTGCCGCAGTTGCTCAGCGCGCGTGATTTCAATGATGTGTATGTGTACAACGGCGACTTCGCCTGGGACAACCAGTCGGGCTTTTTCAGCAACCAGGGCATGACCAACTTCATTGGCCGCAATGACTTCGTCAACCCGGTGTTTTCCGACCCGACCTGGGGCGTTTCCGACCAGGACATGTTCAACCGTGGCCTGGAAGAACTGAAAGCCCGCGAAGGCGGCAAGCCGTTCTACGCGCTGCTGCAAACCCTGTCCAACCACACGCCGTACGCCTTGCCGACGCCATTGCCGGTCGAGAAAGTCACTGACCGTGGCAGCCTCAACGAGCATTTGACCGCCATGCGTTACTCCGATTGGGCGCTGGGCCAGTTCTTCGAGAAGGCCCGCAAGGAGCCGTACTTCAAGGAAACCCTGTTCGTGGTGGTGGGTGACCACGGCTTCGGTAACGAGCAGCAGATCACCGAGATGGACCTGGGCCGTTTCAATGTACCGATGCTGATGATCGCGCCGGGCATGCAGGAAAAGTTCGGCGAGCGTGACCACACCGTGGGCACCCAGATTGATATCGTCCCGACCATCATGGGCCGCCTGGGCGGTGACACCCTGCACCAGTGCTGGGGCCGCGACCTGCTCAACCTGCCGGAAGGCGACAAAGGCTTCGGCGTGATCAAACCGTCGGGCAGCGACCAGACCGTCGCCCTGCTCACGGCTGACCGTGTGCTGGTCTTGCCCAAGGAAATGCCACCCAAACTGTGGCAATACGAACTGGGCGCCAACCCGACCGGCAAAGTAATCGCCGAATCGCCCGACGAAGCGGCGCTGAAGCAGAAGCTCGAGTCGTTCCTGCAAACCGCCACCAAGAGCCTGCTGGATAACACCGCAGGCGTCATAGACGGTAAGCCGGACTAA
- a CDS encoding PLDc N-terminal domain-containing protein yields the protein MGSTFNGLIGLIILALDIWAIINVFKSGASTGAKVLWILLILLLPVLGLIIWAIAGPRGNVRI from the coding sequence ATGGGTTCCACTTTCAACGGCCTGATTGGCCTGATCATCCTCGCGCTGGATATCTGGGCGATCATCAACGTGTTCAAAAGCGGCGCGAGCACGGGCGCCAAGGTGCTGTGGATTTTGCTGATCCTGCTGCTGCCGGTACTGGGCCTGATCATCTGGGCGATCGCCGGGCCGCGAGGTAACGTGCGCATCTGA